A single region of the Corallococcus macrosporus genome encodes:
- a CDS encoding putative metal-binding motif-containing protein: protein MRLICLLTCVVLLSACRMKDPAEGVLRLTVKYPSYTPQCLRVEVGDGHNQVGTDLPSSQAKDPDAKEVQVAMVRKPGWGNRLNVKVTSFAAFSGIQCAGSVVEAHEDRALDAPPGKSIDWTVTLQGQQAADADGDGFVPGMPGVESPDCDDTRADVHPGAEEKCDTAVDFDCDGRKACADPDCSDKTCTDGDLCTQGKRCVGVGVMAECGGGEPKCKQTGGPCQSAVRCEASTGECIDETVDEGTACDPGDKCVNNGRCTADKRCVGDVKTCNTPLDAQCQESTGTCNSTNGLCAYAPKPVTTSCVDGNVCNDSGFCNGSGACNGTPTPCPPKECNSVAGCTRNASCIYAPDTAQLNLPCSEDNSGAPRVCRADGQCVAFPYTPANFDPNAIPGGQIGELRTTGAVVFDTDTRTWTPSAAGPNVENLTIRTVTQAGGAPEALLIPVRALVLGGELRIVGSRPVILAVYGDVALNHDILASGRIVNGAPVPGAGGTQQCGTSTGKNGTFSGGEGGGGGGAGGATAGAIGGRGYDNGATQGDAGAQQASVITPLLGGCAGGSGAGMGGTSGGLGGAGGGALQLSVARTLTLGKALSVSGSGGLGGQATVSPAQAAGGGGGGSGGRMVLEAFQINLSTGARLTANGGGGGQGGGAGSGSASNGANGTSGSETSGSSASGGTGGSTSGGAGGSGGTSSNPTSGENGTAIILAEGAGGGGGGAAGSIYLRSIRSCAVNAAAVVSPPATGGCTLP, encoded by the coding sequence ATGCGTCTGATTTGTCTATTGACCTGCGTGGTGCTGCTGTCCGCCTGTCGGATGAAAGACCCGGCTGAGGGCGTCCTTCGCTTGACGGTGAAGTATCCCTCCTACACGCCCCAGTGTCTCCGCGTGGAGGTAGGCGACGGTCACAACCAGGTGGGCACCGACCTTCCCTCCAGCCAGGCCAAGGACCCTGACGCGAAGGAGGTCCAGGTCGCGATGGTCCGCAAGCCGGGGTGGGGGAATCGGCTGAACGTGAAGGTGACCTCGTTCGCAGCCTTCAGCGGCATTCAATGCGCAGGCTCGGTCGTGGAAGCCCACGAGGATCGCGCGTTGGATGCGCCTCCTGGAAAGTCCATCGACTGGACCGTCACGCTCCAAGGCCAGCAGGCGGCGGACGCGGATGGTGACGGTTTCGTCCCAGGCATGCCCGGAGTGGAGTCGCCCGACTGTGACGATACCCGCGCGGACGTCCATCCGGGCGCTGAGGAGAAATGCGACACGGCAGTCGACTTTGACTGTGACGGCAGGAAGGCATGCGCGGATCCGGACTGCTCCGACAAGACGTGTACGGACGGGGACCTGTGCACCCAGGGCAAGCGGTGCGTTGGCGTGGGCGTTATGGCCGAGTGTGGGGGCGGCGAGCCGAAGTGCAAACAGACCGGGGGCCCGTGTCAGTCGGCCGTGCGGTGCGAGGCCTCCACGGGTGAATGCATTGATGAGACGGTGGACGAGGGAACAGCCTGTGATCCTGGCGACAAGTGCGTGAACAATGGCCGGTGCACTGCCGACAAGCGGTGCGTGGGTGACGTAAAGACGTGCAACACACCGTTGGACGCCCAGTGCCAGGAGTCCACGGGAACCTGCAACTCGACCAATGGCCTATGTGCGTACGCCCCCAAGCCGGTCACCACGTCCTGCGTGGATGGCAATGTCTGCAACGATTCAGGATTCTGCAATGGCAGCGGTGCATGCAACGGCACGCCCACGCCCTGCCCGCCCAAGGAGTGCAACAGCGTCGCCGGCTGTACGCGCAATGCCTCCTGCATCTACGCGCCTGATACGGCACAACTCAACCTGCCCTGCAGCGAGGACAACTCGGGAGCCCCACGCGTGTGCCGTGCGGATGGCCAGTGCGTCGCGTTCCCCTACACACCCGCAAACTTCGATCCGAATGCGATTCCAGGCGGGCAGATTGGTGAACTGAGGACCACCGGGGCGGTGGTGTTCGATACGGACACGAGAACTTGGACCCCCTCTGCGGCCGGTCCCAATGTGGAGAATCTCACCATCAGAACCGTTACCCAGGCTGGAGGCGCCCCGGAGGCCCTGCTCATCCCGGTGAGGGCCCTGGTCCTCGGCGGTGAACTGCGCATCGTGGGCAGCCGCCCGGTCATCCTCGCGGTGTATGGCGATGTGGCGTTGAACCACGACATCCTCGCTAGCGGGCGCATCGTGAACGGTGCGCCGGTTCCAGGCGCAGGCGGTACTCAGCAGTGCGGGACATCAACTGGAAAGAACGGGACGTTCAGCGGTGGCGAGGGTGGCGGCGGCGGTGGAGCGGGCGGTGCGACGGCCGGTGCTATTGGCGGCAGGGGCTACGACAACGGTGCCACGCAGGGTGACGCGGGCGCGCAGCAGGCCTCCGTCATCACGCCGCTCCTCGGAGGATGTGCGGGAGGCAGTGGCGCAGGCATGGGCGGCACGAGCGGTGGGTTGGGCGGCGCCGGAGGTGGCGCACTCCAGCTCTCCGTCGCGAGGACCCTGACCCTCGGCAAGGCCCTTTCCGTGAGCGGCAGCGGCGGCTTAGGAGGCCAGGCAACTGTTTCGCCCGCCCAGGCGGCAGGTGGTGGAGGCGGCGGAAGCGGTGGCCGGATGGTGCTGGAAGCATTCCAGATAAACCTGTCGACTGGTGCGCGACTCACCGCCAATGGCGGTGGGGGTGGCCAGGGTGGCGGTGCCGGCTCCGGATCTGCGAGCAACGGAGCGAACGGCACGAGTGGCAGCGAGACCAGCGGAAGCAGCGCTAGCGGCGGCACCGGGGGCAGCACTTCAGGTGGTGCGGGTGGCTCGGGTGGTACATCGAGCAATCCCACCTCGGGTGAGAACGGAACCGCAATCATCTTGGCAGAAGGAGCTGGCGGTGGTGGCGGTGGTGCCGCAGGCTCCATCTATCTGCGCAGCATCCGGTCATGCGCCGTAAATGCCGCCGCCGTCGTCAGCCCCCCGGCCACGGGTGGCTGCACTCTCCCCTGA
- a CDS encoding DUF642 domain-containing protein, producing MNRKHVLRCSAVVGFGFFALAGCGGPDAVIQEPELGNVEQGINVATNGSFESNAIASNYVVLSAGSTALPGWTITSGIKVMRSPYKTAQNGSQSIDLNGLGAGSLYQDVPTVVGAGYTVTFYLSNSPACATVSRSATINYGPSSASFSNASASWSLRTYVFNATSTTSRIQLTSTSGGVGCGLAIDNLQVNGP from the coding sequence ATGAATCGCAAGCATGTGCTGCGTTGCAGCGCGGTGGTGGGCTTTGGCTTTTTCGCGCTGGCGGGCTGTGGGGGCCCGGACGCGGTGATCCAGGAGCCGGAGCTCGGCAACGTCGAGCAGGGCATCAACGTCGCCACCAACGGCAGCTTCGAGAGCAACGCCATTGCCTCCAACTACGTGGTCCTCAGCGCGGGCAGCACCGCGCTGCCGGGCTGGACCATCACCTCCGGCATCAAGGTGATGCGCAGCCCGTACAAGACGGCGCAGAACGGGTCGCAGTCCATCGACCTCAACGGCCTGGGCGCGGGCTCGCTGTACCAGGACGTCCCCACCGTCGTCGGCGCCGGCTACACGGTGACCTTCTACCTGTCCAACAGCCCCGCCTGCGCCACCGTGTCCCGGTCCGCCACCATCAACTACGGCCCGTCCAGCGCCAGCTTCTCCAACGCGTCCGCGTCGTGGAGCCTGCGCACCTACGTGTTCAACGCCACCAGCACCACGTCCCGCATCCAGCTCACCAGCACCTCCGGCGGCGTCGGCTGTGGCCTCGCCATCGACAACCTCCAGGTGAACGGGCCGTGA